A genomic region of Lytechinus pictus isolate F3 Inbred chromosome 2, Lp3.0, whole genome shotgun sequence contains the following coding sequences:
- the LOC129274636 gene encoding large ribosomal subunit protein P2-like, which produces MRYVAAYLLLALGGKANPSSGDVKKVLSSVGVEIDEDKLGIVMKELEGKKVKDLIEEGKSKLASMPSGGGAVAAAGGGGAAAGGGAAAEEEKKEEKKEESEEESDDDMGFGLFD; this is translated from the exons ATGCGTTACGTGGCCGCATACCTCCTACTCGCCCTTGGCGGCAAAGCCAATCCTTCATCTGGAGATGTGAAGAAGGTTCTCTCAAGCGTCGGTGTTGAGATTGACGAGGACAAGCTTGGTATTGTAATGAAGGAGCTTGAGGGAAAGAAAGTGAAGGATCTAATCGAGGAGG GCAAATCTAAGTTGGCATCGATGCCTTCAGGAGGAGGAGCCGTTGCTGCTGCTGGTGGTGGCGGTGCTGCTGCTGGTGGAGGCGCAGCAgcagaggaagaaaagaaggaagagaagaaggaggagagtgAGGAAGAATCAGATGACGACATGGGATTCGGTCTCTTCGATTAG